One part of the Nocardia higoensis genome encodes these proteins:
- a CDS encoding 4-hydroxybenzoate 3-monooxygenase — protein MSPSRTHSRTQIAIVGAGPAGLMLSHLLARAGIDSVAVDVRGREEIEQTHRAGILEQDSVDLLVDTGVSDRVHRDGYRHDGIELAFGGGGHRIDFTALVGASTQLYPQTDVFIDLADARARDGGDVRFGVTDVSVGDLTSDAPVVRFTDADGSAHEIRADFLVGADGSRSLCRHEVPEDRRRQYFREYPFAWFGILAQAPPSSPELIYNHSPRGFALISQRTETLQRMYFQCDPSENVEDWPEDRIWAELQARVGANGYSLIEGPITSRSVLPFRSFVQEPVHYGRLVLAGDAAHTVPPTGAKGLNLALADVRILAEELERALAAKDLAPLAVYSERALSRVWKAQHFSYWMTAMLHTLPEATPFDVRRQIGELASVTGSTAGSTYLAEAYTGWPGGRRP, from the coding sequence ATGTCCCCCTCACGCACCCACAGTCGCACCCAGATCGCCATCGTCGGCGCGGGCCCGGCTGGGCTCATGTTGTCCCACCTGCTGGCCCGAGCCGGGATCGACTCGGTGGCCGTCGACGTCCGCGGCCGCGAAGAGATCGAGCAGACCCACCGCGCGGGCATTCTCGAACAGGATTCGGTGGATCTGCTGGTCGACACCGGCGTCTCGGACCGGGTGCACCGCGACGGCTACCGGCACGACGGCATCGAACTGGCCTTCGGGGGCGGCGGCCATCGCATCGACTTCACAGCCCTGGTCGGCGCGTCGACCCAGCTCTATCCGCAGACCGATGTCTTCATCGACCTCGCCGACGCCAGGGCACGCGACGGCGGTGACGTCCGGTTCGGCGTCACCGACGTCTCCGTCGGCGATCTCACCTCTGACGCCCCCGTCGTGCGTTTCACCGACGCGGACGGCTCCGCCCACGAGATCCGCGCGGACTTCCTCGTCGGCGCGGACGGCTCGCGCAGCCTGTGCCGCCACGAGGTGCCAGAAGACCGGCGCCGGCAGTACTTCCGCGAATACCCCTTCGCCTGGTTCGGCATCCTCGCGCAGGCGCCGCCGAGCTCGCCGGAGCTGATCTACAACCACTCCCCCCGCGGCTTCGCGCTGATCAGCCAGCGCACCGAGACGCTGCAGCGCATGTACTTCCAGTGCGACCCGTCCGAGAACGTCGAGGACTGGCCCGAGGACCGGATCTGGGCGGAACTGCAGGCCCGCGTCGGCGCCAACGGCTACTCCCTGATCGAGGGCCCGATCACCTCGCGCAGCGTGCTCCCGTTCCGCAGCTTCGTCCAGGAACCGGTGCACTACGGCAGACTCGTGCTCGCGGGCGACGCCGCGCACACCGTGCCGCCGACCGGGGCCAAGGGCCTCAACCTCGCCCTCGCCGACGTGCGCATCCTCGCCGAGGAACTCGAACGCGCGCTCGCCGCGAAGGATCTCGCGCCGCTGGCCGTCTACAGCGAGCGCGCCCTCAGCAGGGTGTGGAAGGCCCAGCACTTCTCGTACTGGATGACCGCCATGCTGCACACGCTGCCCGAGGCCACCCCGTTCGACGTGCGCAGGCAGATCGGCGAGCTGGCCTCGGTCACCGGCTCCACCGCCGGATCGACCTACCTCGCCGAGGCCTACACCGGCTGGCCGGGAGGTCGCCGACCGTGA
- a CDS encoding PEP/pyruvate-binding domain-containing protein, with translation MNAHPDNTDYIVFFDSGHEPTLALLGGKCASLVSMTSAGMPVPPGFAMTTAAYDAFVTGTGLREKIKAALAEIDPDDVASIDRISAKIRAAIESRDVPEDMHGVFRAAYDELMSRFPGGEVPVAVRSSATAEDLPDASFAGQQDTYLWLTGYENVREHVRRCWASLYTSRAITYRLRNNIPEEDLSMAVAVQKMVNARASGVAMTLDPSNGDRSKIVVDASWGVGEMVVSGQVTPDNILLDKVMLAIVRQHIGDKHAELVPDPATGALVEREVEAERREVRCLSDVELQAVAAMAKRAEKHYGCPQDIEWALDADLPDGENLLLLQSRPETVHSVATPAAVVAAPVASPSKSSTGFSFSGLAALSRR, from the coding sequence GTGAACGCCCACCCCGACAACACGGACTACATCGTCTTCTTCGACAGCGGCCACGAGCCGACCCTGGCACTGCTCGGCGGCAAGTGCGCCTCGCTGGTCTCGATGACCTCCGCGGGCATGCCCGTCCCGCCCGGATTCGCCATGACCACCGCCGCCTACGACGCCTTCGTCACCGGGACCGGCCTGCGCGAGAAGATCAAGGCCGCGCTCGCCGAGATCGACCCCGACGACGTCGCCTCCATCGACCGCATCTCCGCGAAGATCCGCGCCGCCATCGAATCCCGTGACGTCCCCGAGGACATGCACGGTGTCTTCCGCGCCGCCTACGACGAGCTGATGTCGCGTTTCCCCGGCGGCGAGGTGCCGGTCGCGGTGCGCTCGTCGGCGACCGCCGAGGATCTGCCCGACGCCAGCTTCGCCGGCCAGCAGGACACCTACCTGTGGCTCACCGGCTACGAGAACGTCCGCGAGCACGTGCGCCGCTGCTGGGCCTCGCTTTACACCAGCCGCGCCATCACCTACCGGCTGCGCAACAACATCCCCGAAGAAGATCTGTCGATGGCCGTCGCCGTGCAGAAGATGGTCAACGCCCGCGCCTCCGGTGTCGCCATGACCCTCGACCCGTCCAACGGCGACCGCTCCAAGATCGTCGTGGACGCCTCCTGGGGTGTCGGTGAGATGGTGGTCTCCGGCCAGGTCACCCCCGACAACATCCTGCTCGACAAGGTGATGCTCGCGATCGTGCGCCAGCACATCGGCGACAAGCACGCCGAACTCGTGCCCGACCCGGCCACCGGCGCACTCGTCGAACGCGAGGTCGAGGCCGAACGCCGCGAGGTCCGCTGCCTGTCGGATGTCGAACTGCAGGCCGTCGCCGCCATGGCCAAGCGCGCCGAGAAGCATTACGGCTGCCCGCAAGACATCGAGTGGGCGCTCGACGCCGACCTGCCCGACGGCGAGAACCTGCTGCTGTTGCAGTCGCGTCCGGAGACCGTGCACTCCGTCGCGACGCCCGCCGCTGTCGTGGCCGCCCCCGTGGCGTCGCCTTCCAAAAGCTCCACCGGCTTCTCCTTCTCCGGCCTCGCCGCCCTCAGCCGCCGCTGA
- a CDS encoding PEP-utilizing enzyme, translating into MTVEQTMKSFPKPSEIEVPAGAEGWEQLYPYNLVFDNAPGGDEKFWFCDSQHWPTVFKPFETIGGEFAVKCLGQYNTRHLLIPPANGIEFKIHLGYLYMSPVAVPEDQIAARVPEFERRAGHYFQNWDVLLDAWRAKVRATIDEMETLEFAALPDAVPFDDIVSGKAMDGSQVLMENYDRLIALLYRNWQYHFEFLNLGYLAYLEFFGFCKEVFPGIPDQAIAKMVQGVDMELFRPDDELKKLAVMAVEMNLQAAFTDTDDVAGTLEAVRAAGGGEWLAAYQAAQDPWFNFTVGNGFYGHDKYWKEHQEIPLGFIADYIRRVDEGQNIMRPVEELVAEKDRIVEEYRDILTEDLREQFDAKRGLAATAYPYVENHNFYIEHWTMGVFWRKVRELGRVFTDAGFWSDPADMLYLNRNEVRDAIFDLVTGWAVGAEATGPYYWPAEIERRRGIIDALNTRRPQPALNTPPAEITEPFTMMLYGITTEQVQQWLAGEDTDDGAITGMAASPGVVEGRARVVTSADHLSGVRDGEILVATITAPSWGPIFGKIKATVTDIGGMMSHAAIVCREYGLPAVTGTGSASTTIRTGQLIRVDGNTGRVEILES; encoded by the coding sequence ATGACCGTCGAGCAGACAATGAAGTCTTTCCCGAAGCCCTCGGAGATCGAGGTGCCCGCCGGAGCCGAGGGCTGGGAGCAGCTCTACCCCTACAACCTCGTCTTCGACAACGCCCCCGGCGGCGACGAGAAGTTCTGGTTCTGCGACAGCCAGCACTGGCCCACCGTGTTCAAGCCCTTCGAGACCATCGGCGGCGAATTCGCGGTCAAGTGCCTCGGCCAGTACAACACCCGCCACCTGCTCATCCCGCCGGCCAACGGCATCGAGTTCAAGATCCACCTCGGCTACCTGTACATGAGTCCTGTCGCCGTGCCCGAGGATCAGATCGCCGCCCGCGTACCGGAATTCGAGCGCCGCGCCGGTCACTACTTCCAGAACTGGGATGTCCTGCTCGACGCCTGGCGCGCCAAGGTGCGCGCCACCATCGACGAGATGGAGACCCTCGAGTTCGCCGCGTTGCCCGACGCCGTGCCCTTCGACGACATCGTCTCCGGCAAGGCCATGGACGGCTCGCAGGTGCTCATGGAGAACTACGACCGGCTGATCGCCCTGCTCTACCGCAACTGGCAGTACCACTTCGAGTTCCTGAATCTGGGCTACCTCGCCTACCTCGAATTCTTCGGCTTCTGCAAGGAAGTCTTCCCCGGCATCCCCGACCAGGCCATCGCCAAGATGGTGCAGGGCGTCGACATGGAGCTGTTCCGGCCAGACGACGAACTCAAGAAGCTCGCCGTCATGGCCGTCGAGATGAACCTGCAGGCCGCCTTCACCGACACCGACGACGTGGCGGGCACGCTGGAGGCGGTGCGCGCCGCGGGCGGCGGGGAATGGCTCGCCGCCTACCAGGCCGCCCAGGACCCGTGGTTCAACTTCACCGTCGGCAACGGCTTCTACGGCCACGACAAGTACTGGAAGGAACACCAGGAGATCCCGCTCGGGTTCATCGCCGACTACATCCGCCGCGTCGACGAGGGCCAGAACATCATGCGCCCGGTCGAGGAACTCGTCGCCGAGAAGGACCGCATCGTCGAGGAGTACCGCGACATCCTCACCGAGGACCTGCGCGAGCAGTTCGACGCCAAGCGCGGCCTCGCCGCCACCGCCTACCCCTACGTCGAGAACCACAACTTCTACATCGAGCACTGGACCATGGGAGTGTTCTGGCGCAAGGTCCGTGAGCTGGGCCGGGTCTTCACCGACGCGGGCTTCTGGTCCGACCCCGCCGACATGCTCTACCTCAACCGCAACGAAGTCCGCGACGCCATCTTCGACCTGGTGACCGGCTGGGCCGTCGGCGCGGAAGCCACCGGCCCGTACTACTGGCCCGCCGAGATCGAACGCCGCCGCGGCATCATCGACGCGCTGAACACCCGCCGCCCGCAGCCCGCCCTGAACACTCCGCCCGCCGAGATCACCGAGCCGTTCACGATGATGCTCTACGGCATCACCACCGAACAGGTTCAGCAGTGGCTGGCAGGCGAGGACACCGACGACGGCGCCATCACCGGCATGGCCGCTTCCCCCGGCGTCGTCGAGGGCCGGGCGCGCGTGGTCACCTCCGCCGATCATCTCTCCGGAGTGCGCGACGGCGAGATCCTCGTCGCCACCATCACCGCGCCGTCGTGGGGCCCGATCTTCGGCAAGATCAAAGCGACGGTCACCGACATCGGCGGCATGATGAGCCACGCCGCCATCGTCTGCCGCGAATACGGCCTGCCCGCGGTCACCGGCACCGGCTCGGCCTCCACGACCATCAGGACCGGCCAGCTCATCCGCGTCGACGGCAACACCGGCCGCGTCGAGATCCTGGAGAGCTGA
- a CDS encoding HD domain-containing protein has protein sequence MTLPRLRADANHLGADVTGFLPDPASVPGTAGFRSEDDAIWRQAVEHLHVRSNDVHTVYSYGLATALCDLHPQADRDIVLPAIILHDTGWSRVPEAEVLEAIRPGGGRKDLVVAHEKAGAEIAARILTELGHDPAKTSEIVAIIDGHDSRLTSLSLEDSLVKDADKLWRLTPHGVDTVMNWFGLTRQQAHTLIGSRVHDHLFTDAARIAARALAAIATTDSTPQRFALG, from the coding sequence GTGACACTGCCCCGCTTGAGGGCCGACGCCAACCACCTCGGCGCGGACGTCACCGGTTTCCTCCCCGACCCCGCGAGCGTGCCCGGCACCGCGGGCTTCCGCTCCGAGGACGACGCGATCTGGCGGCAGGCCGTCGAGCATCTGCATGTACGCAGCAACGACGTCCACACCGTCTACTCCTACGGTCTGGCCACCGCGCTGTGCGACCTGCACCCGCAAGCCGACCGCGATATCGTCCTGCCCGCGATCATCCTGCACGACACCGGCTGGTCGAGGGTGCCCGAAGCCGAGGTCCTCGAGGCCATCCGCCCCGGCGGCGGCCGCAAGGATCTGGTCGTCGCGCACGAGAAGGCGGGGGCCGAGATCGCCGCCAGGATCCTGACCGAGCTGGGTCACGATCCCGCGAAGACCAGCGAGATCGTCGCGATCATCGACGGCCACGATTCCCGGCTCACCTCGCTGTCGCTGGAGGACTCACTGGTCAAGGACGCCGACAAACTGTGGCGGCTCACCCCGCACGGCGTCGACACTGTGATGAACTGGTTCGGGCTGACCCGGCAGCAGGCGCACACGCTGATCGGCAGCCGAGTGCACGACCATCTGTTCACCGACGCGGCACGGATCGCGGCCAGGGCCCTGGCCGCGATAGCGACGACGGACAGCACTCCGCAGCGGTTCGCGCTGGGCTGA
- a CDS encoding cytochrome P450 produces the protein MTSTHSPADTATGCPVHHGYEPFAQNDPFPAYAALRAEEPVMFDERIGYWVVTRYDDIKAVFGDWETFSSENAQAPVRERGPQAKRIMDEGGFTAYSGLSARVPPEHTRIRKVAAKAFTPRRYKVLEPQIRANVVRLLDTMLARPQRRGDLVRDLAYDVPTITILTLIGADVHQIDTFKRWSDSRAAMTWGDLSDDEQIPHARNLVEYWAECRRLVAEAHETRPDSLVGDMVRMQSEGDEITDHEIASLCYSLLFAGHETTTTLISNALRVLLSHPGQWQRIVADPGRIPAAVDEVLRYSPSIVGWRRKALRETEIGGVAIPQGANILLLMGSANRDETRFDDADTFDIDRPNAREHLSFGYGIHYCLGNMLAKLQTKVAIEEVARLVPGLRLADDADIRFGDNLSFRAPVAVPVTWEV, from the coding sequence ATGACGTCGACACACAGCCCGGCCGATACGGCCACCGGCTGCCCGGTCCACCACGGCTACGAGCCCTTCGCCCAGAACGACCCGTTCCCCGCCTATGCCGCGCTGCGCGCCGAGGAGCCGGTGATGTTCGACGAGCGCATCGGCTACTGGGTGGTGACCCGCTACGACGACATCAAAGCCGTCTTCGGCGACTGGGAGACCTTCTCCTCCGAGAACGCCCAGGCGCCGGTGCGCGAACGCGGCCCGCAGGCGAAGCGGATCATGGATGAGGGCGGCTTCACCGCCTACTCGGGACTGTCCGCACGAGTCCCCCCGGAACACACCAGGATTCGCAAGGTCGCCGCGAAGGCGTTCACCCCGCGCCGGTACAAGGTGCTCGAACCGCAGATCCGGGCCAATGTGGTGCGCCTGCTGGACACCATGCTGGCCCGCCCGCAGCGACGCGGCGATCTGGTCCGCGACCTGGCCTACGACGTCCCCACCATCACGATTCTCACCCTGATCGGCGCGGACGTGCACCAGATCGACACCTTCAAGCGCTGGTCGGACTCCCGCGCCGCGATGACCTGGGGCGATCTGTCCGACGACGAGCAGATCCCGCATGCCCGCAATCTCGTCGAATACTGGGCCGAATGCCGCAGGCTCGTCGCCGAGGCCCACGAGACCCGACCCGACAGCCTGGTCGGCGACATGGTCCGCATGCAGTCCGAGGGCGATGAGATCACCGACCACGAGATCGCCTCGCTGTGCTACTCGCTGCTGTTCGCCGGGCACGAGACCACCACCACCCTGATCTCCAACGCCCTGCGCGTGCTGCTCTCGCACCCCGGCCAGTGGCAGCGGATCGTCGCCGACCCCGGCCGCATCCCCGCCGCCGTCGACGAGGTACTGCGCTACAGCCCCTCCATCGTCGGCTGGCGGCGAAAGGCCCTGCGCGAGACCGAGATCGGCGGTGTGGCCATCCCTCAGGGTGCGAACATCCTGCTGCTGATGGGCTCGGCCAACCGCGACGAAACCCGCTTCGACGACGCCGACACCTTCGACATCGACCGGCCCAACGCCCGCGAGCACCTGTCCTTCGGCTACGGCATCCACTACTGCCTGGGCAACATGCTCGCCAAACTCCAGACGAAGGTCGCGATCGAAGAGGTCGCCCGCCTGGTGCCCGGCCTGCGCCTGGCCGACGACGCCGACATCCGCTTCGGCGACAACCTGTCCTTCCGCGCGCCCGTCGCGGTTCCGGTCACCTGGGAGGTCTGA
- a CDS encoding IclR family transcriptional regulator — protein sequence MAGNSGRPGLSVTSRALALLGAFDQRHRRLTLTELADRADLPLPTAHRLVRELLAWGALSRTESGHYVVGRRLWDIGLLAPVQSSLRQIASPYLHDLYGATLATVHLAVRDGSEVLYVDRLSGHASVPVVSTIGSRLPLHATGVGKVLLAHAPEEIRAAVLAHLPRITPYTVSQPGALRRQLDNVLDDDYATTVEEMSLGACSVAVPIRSGEQVVAALGVVVPSLDREQARLVSALHVAARGIGRSIPGPITD from the coding sequence ATGGCAGGCAACTCCGGCCGGCCCGGACTCTCCGTCACCAGCCGCGCGCTGGCACTCCTGGGCGCCTTCGACCAACGCCACCGGCGGCTCACCTTGACCGAACTCGCCGATCGCGCGGACCTGCCGTTGCCGACCGCGCACCGGCTGGTCCGCGAACTGCTCGCCTGGGGCGCGCTCAGCCGCACCGAGTCCGGGCACTACGTCGTCGGGCGCAGACTCTGGGACATCGGGCTGCTCGCGCCCGTGCAGTCGAGCCTGCGCCAGATCGCCTCGCCGTATCTGCACGACCTCTACGGCGCGACCCTGGCCACCGTGCATCTGGCGGTCCGCGACGGCAGTGAGGTGCTCTACGTCGACCGGCTGTCCGGGCACGCCTCGGTACCCGTGGTCAGCACGATCGGTTCCCGGCTGCCGCTGCACGCCACGGGGGTCGGCAAGGTGCTGCTGGCGCACGCACCCGAAGAGATCAGGGCCGCGGTCCTCGCCCACCTGCCCCGCATCACCCCCTACACGGTGAGCCAGCCCGGCGCGCTGCGCCGCCAGCTCGACAACGTCCTCGACGACGACTACGCGACCACCGTCGAGGAGATGAGCCTCGGGGCGTGCTCGGTGGCCGTCCCGATCCGATCGGGCGAACAGGTGGTGGCGGCCCTGGGCGTCGTCGTGCCCAGCCTCGACCGGGAGCAGGCGAGGCTGGTCAGCGCCCTGCACGTCGCCGCGCGCGGGATCGGGCGCAGCATCCCCGGTCCGATCACCGACTGA
- the pcaH gene encoding protocatechuate 3,4-dioxygenase subunit beta: protein MQTPPAPLPDPDSASASQAQMNAEMAVISAEYAAAATVEHQPRLNYAPYRSSLLRHPTKDPHHADPETIELFAPVFGHRDVARLESDLTIQATGEPVGERIIVTGRVLDGDGRPVRDQLVEIWQANAAGRYIHKRDQHPAPIDPNFTGVGRTLTDREGRYSFTTIKPGPYPWKNHHNAWRPAHIHFSLFGTDFTQRLVTQMYFPGDPLFALDPIYQSILDPAARARLVATYDHDVTRHEWATGYTWDIVLTGSHRTPMEETA, encoded by the coding sequence ATGCAGACGCCCCCGGCCCCGCTGCCCGACCCGGATTCGGCGTCGGCGAGCCAGGCACAGATGAATGCGGAAATGGCCGTGATCAGCGCCGAGTACGCTGCCGCGGCAACCGTCGAGCACCAGCCCCGGTTGAACTACGCCCCCTACCGCAGCAGCCTGCTGCGCCACCCGACCAAGGACCCGCACCACGCCGACCCGGAGACCATCGAACTGTTCGCCCCGGTGTTCGGCCACCGCGATGTCGCCCGTCTCGAGTCGGATCTGACCATCCAGGCCACCGGCGAGCCCGTCGGCGAGCGGATCATCGTGACCGGCCGGGTGCTCGACGGCGACGGCCGCCCGGTGCGCGACCAGCTCGTGGAGATCTGGCAGGCCAACGCCGCCGGTCGCTACATCCACAAACGCGACCAGCATCCGGCCCCGATCGACCCGAACTTCACCGGCGTCGGCCGCACCCTCACCGATCGCGAGGGCCGCTACAGCTTCACCACCATCAAGCCCGGACCCTACCCGTGGAAGAACCACCACAACGCCTGGCGGCCCGCGCACATCCACTTCTCGCTGTTCGGCACCGATTTCACCCAGCGCCTGGTGACCCAGATGTATTTCCCGGGTGACCCGCTGTTCGCGCTGGACCCGATCTACCAGTCCATCCTCGATCCGGCCGCCCGCGCGCGCCTGGTCGCCACCTACGACCACGACGTGACCCGCCACG
- a CDS encoding IclR family transcriptional regulator encodes MRGDGRTVTSKALALLAAFESGPNALSLSDLAEFADLPLPTAHRLVGELVEWGALERDSQGRYTVGLRLWTVAQNAGRHLRDTARPYLQDLFSLTHETAHIAIRDGDEALYIDRIYGSTRVPRASRVGGRLPLHATAVGKVLLAYEEDWVREAYLAHRLEATTKHTHVNPGRLAAELRRVRDEGYATTQEEVREGSCSIAVPVRLDPQPAAIGLVLLSAHAATMTRYLPTLRGIAQRIEAAAARPQPSLARFPSRGRRTP; translated from the coding sequence ATGCGAGGTGACGGCCGGACGGTGACCTCCAAGGCGCTGGCCTTGCTCGCCGCCTTCGAATCCGGACCCAATGCCCTGTCCCTGAGCGACCTGGCCGAGTTCGCCGACCTGCCGCTGCCCACCGCGCACCGGCTGGTCGGCGAACTCGTCGAATGGGGCGCGCTCGAACGCGACAGCCAGGGCCGCTACACCGTGGGCCTGCGCCTGTGGACCGTCGCCCAGAACGCGGGCCGCCATCTGCGCGACACCGCCCGCCCCTACCTGCAGGACCTGTTCTCCCTGACCCACGAGACCGCGCACATCGCCATCCGCGACGGCGACGAAGCGCTCTACATCGACCGCATCTACGGCTCGACCCGCGTCCCCCGCGCCTCCCGCGTCGGCGGCCGCCTGCCCCTGCACGCCACCGCCGTGGGCAAGGTGCTGCTCGCCTACGAAGAGGACTGGGTGCGCGAGGCCTACCTGGCCCACCGGCTCGAGGCGACCACCAAACACACCCACGTCAATCCCGGCCGGCTGGCCGCCGAGCTGCGCAGGGTGCGCGACGAGGGCTACGCGACCACGCAGGAAGAGGTCAGGGAAGGCTCCTGCTCGATCGCGGTGCCGGTGCGCCTGGACCCGCAGCCCGCGGCGATCGGGCTGGTCCTGCTCTCCGCGCACGCCGCGACGATGACCCGGTACCTGCCGACCCTGCGCGGCATCGCACAGCGGATCGAGGCCGCCGCCGCCCGGCCGCAGCCCAGCCTGGCGCGCTTTCCCAGCCGAGGACGACGAACCCCCTGA